Proteins co-encoded in one Haladaptatus sp. ZSTT2 genomic window:
- a CDS encoding ArsR/SmtB family transcription factor, with protein MSSQPTREDAPAEQADPPITEPAEVFATISNETRLAILEALWEAETRHVSFTELNRAVGMKDSAQFNYHLRQLLGRFVHKSDDGYKLTYAGKHVLRTLISGRFTDQINIDPFSIPGACVGCGEPLVASYADEVLAVRCSACERLHSGYPFPPAAVQGRTHEEMLDSYNRWVRHLYSLAADGVCPECGSQMKSKLVDGQQCLPELQIAVGHECVQCQSHVTAAIGMNLLYQPDVVSFYRDHDIDLENVPYWELPWCVGDEHTTVIADDPWRARVAITLGDEELRVTVDDDISVVAVERTKQYTRK; from the coding sequence ATGTCATCTCAGCCCACGCGAGAGGATGCGCCCGCCGAGCAGGCAGACCCACCGATAACCGAACCGGCAGAGGTGTTCGCCACCATCTCGAACGAGACGCGCCTCGCCATCTTAGAAGCGCTCTGGGAGGCTGAAACGCGCCACGTGAGCTTCACCGAACTCAATCGGGCGGTTGGGATGAAAGACTCTGCGCAGTTCAACTACCACCTGCGCCAGCTCCTCGGTCGATTCGTCCACAAGAGCGACGACGGCTACAAGCTGACCTACGCCGGGAAACACGTCCTCCGGACGCTCATCTCGGGGCGGTTTACCGACCAAATCAACATCGACCCCTTCTCGATCCCCGGAGCCTGTGTCGGGTGTGGCGAACCGCTCGTCGCGAGCTACGCAGACGAGGTATTGGCCGTGCGGTGTTCCGCCTGCGAACGCCTCCACAGCGGCTATCCGTTCCCGCCCGCGGCCGTCCAAGGGCGCACCCACGAGGAGATGCTGGACAGCTACAACCGCTGGGTGCGCCACCTCTACAGCCTCGCCGCAGACGGTGTCTGCCCCGAGTGTGGCAGCCAGATGAAGTCGAAGCTCGTAGACGGCCAACAGTGTCTCCCTGAACTCCAGATTGCCGTGGGCCACGAATGCGTACAGTGTCAGTCACACGTAACCGCCGCCATCGGGATGAATCTCCTCTACCAACCCGACGTGGTGAGCTTCTACCGCGACCACGACATCGACCTCGAAAACGTCCCCTACTGGGAGTTGCCGTGGTGCGTCGGTGACGAGCACACGACGGTCATCGCAGACGACCCGTGGCGCGCTCGCGTCGCCATCACCCTCGGCGACGAAGAACTCCGCGTGACCGTCGATGACGACATCAGCGTGGTTGCCGTCGAGCGGACGAAGCAGTACACCCGCAAATAA
- a CDS encoding haloacid dehalogenase type II produces the protein MAFDAARVTTVTFDSYSTIVDVDAAEQALADRVSDPEPVSKLWRARSIEYTMVANFVDAYQPFYEMNRDALQYALDAHGVDMSTDERDEILAVYHELDVFDDVRDGIQRLRDGGYDCYVVSNGNPEMLASMVSHADIGDLLSDTISAHEVKTFKPDAEIYRHAAGRTGTPIKEIAHVSAGWFDVMGAQHAGMQGVWVDRKGTPYETFGGDPDLTIETFYELAEELGV, from the coding sequence ATGGCATTCGACGCAGCCCGAGTCACGACCGTTACCTTCGATTCGTACAGCACCATCGTCGACGTAGACGCCGCAGAGCAGGCGCTCGCAGACCGCGTGTCTGACCCCGAACCCGTCTCGAAGCTCTGGCGAGCGCGCTCGATTGAGTACACCATGGTGGCGAACTTCGTTGACGCCTACCAGCCCTTCTATGAGATGAACCGCGACGCCCTCCAGTACGCGCTGGACGCCCACGGCGTCGATATGTCTACCGACGAGCGCGATGAGATTCTCGCCGTCTACCACGAACTCGACGTGTTCGACGACGTGCGCGACGGCATCCAGCGCCTGCGCGACGGCGGATACGACTGCTACGTCGTCTCGAATGGAAACCCCGAGATGCTCGCCTCGATGGTCTCCCACGCCGATATCGGTGACCTGCTTTCTGATACGATTTCCGCCCACGAAGTCAAGACGTTCAAACCCGACGCCGAAATCTACCGCCACGCCGCCGGGCGGACGGGAACCCCAATCAAGGAAATCGCCCACGTTTCTGCTGGGTGGTTCGACGTGATGGGCGCACAACACGCCGGGATGCAGGGCGTCTGGGTTGACCGGAAGGGCACGCCCTACGAAACCTTCGGCGGCGACCCCGACCTGACGATTGAGACCTTCTACGAACTGGCCGAGGAGCTGGGGGTCTAG
- a CDS encoding DUF5787 family protein: MSEFAFEVALCALLERERDEIIARQLGASVHGRRIMDIVCVEPGPEFAKRAAITPHEIPDAAIESRAGVGQARYYRNCFDMHPDRARSVTERAIEIGFFERVRQGSRLYVRQTARYPENWFDKLVGIENKPDLAVPGDLELQLRKDVSLGVFDEVILATESYVTGAHLNRIPDEVGVWRFRPETGGLEVVQEPTALDPAAPGVDIVDAYAGRTDMRVATAGEKARLRRRMAERAYGKGWRSFDLPPCVHGVAKTVAGADGIPYCEWKEAVVNPAEECGPACPGYEPADPPEIDIEAVRDRRTPWVANPKGPRTQSGLDRFL, translated from the coding sequence ATGTCCGAATTCGCGTTCGAGGTGGCCCTCTGTGCCCTCCTTGAGCGCGAGCGAGACGAGATTATCGCCCGCCAGCTCGGCGCAAGCGTCCACGGGCGGCGCATCATGGACATCGTCTGTGTCGAACCCGGCCCCGAGTTCGCAAAACGGGCGGCCATCACGCCCCACGAGATTCCCGACGCGGCCATCGAGAGTCGCGCGGGAGTCGGGCAAGCCCGCTATTACCGAAACTGCTTCGACATGCACCCAGACCGGGCGCGAAGCGTCACCGAACGCGCCATCGAGATTGGGTTTTTCGAGCGCGTCCGCCAGGGGTCGCGCCTCTACGTCCGGCAGACGGCGCGGTATCCCGAGAACTGGTTCGACAAGCTCGTCGGCATCGAGAACAAACCCGACCTCGCCGTGCCGGGTGACTTAGAACTCCAGTTGCGCAAAGACGTGTCCCTCGGCGTGTTCGACGAGGTGATTCTCGCCACCGAATCCTACGTCACCGGCGCGCATCTGAACCGCATCCCTGACGAAGTGGGTGTGTGGCGGTTTCGACCCGAAACAGGGGGCCTCGAAGTCGTCCAGGAGCCAACGGCACTCGACCCCGCCGCACCGGGTGTCGATATCGTGGATGCGTATGCTGGGCGAACCGACATGCGGGTTGCGACGGCGGGTGAAAAGGCGCGACTCCGTCGCCGAATGGCCGAGCGCGCGTATGGCAAGGGCTGGCGAAGTTTCGACTTGCCACCGTGCGTCCATGGGGTAGCAAAAACGGTCGCCGGGGCCGATGGCATCCCCTACTGCGAGTGGAAAGAGGCAGTGGTGAATCCGGCAGAAGAATGCGGCCCGGCGTGTCCGGGCTACGAACCCGCAGACCCGCCGGAGATCGACATCGAAGCCGTCCGCGACAGGCGGACACCGTGGGTCGCAAATCCAAAAGGCCCGCGCACCCAGAGCGGCCTTGACCGGTTTCTATAG
- a CDS encoding MBL fold metallo-hydrolase — translation MQVTLLGTGDTTGTPTPNCGCDTCEEARERGVHRSRFSVHVYNERTDETLLVDVSPDFRHQFLTNDLPLPDVALITHIHFDHVDGLGNAYRLLSDLPVYAGAEIDPVTGESVAETIRQKFDYLRAVTVHDVLPFETQRLCGFDVTFVPVDHPPLLCYGVVVEDPKTGAKLSISGDTSFDMPTQSRELLADPDLLLADGIVPGHLSEHHPAGGDHHDDDGNPRTFGSKHMTREGAIALGNELNAELTRLVHIAHYYPVEEAFEDPLAIDGERYQL, via the coding sequence ATGCAGGTCACGCTCCTTGGCACCGGCGACACGACGGGGACGCCCACCCCGAACTGTGGCTGTGATACCTGCGAGGAGGCCCGGGAGCGCGGCGTCCACCGCAGTCGCTTTTCCGTGCACGTTTACAACGAACGCACCGACGAAACCCTGCTCGTAGACGTGAGTCCGGACTTTCGCCACCAGTTTCTCACGAACGACCTCCCGCTCCCGGACGTGGCGCTTATCACCCACATCCACTTCGACCACGTCGACGGGCTCGGGAACGCCTATCGCCTCCTCTCTGACCTGCCGGTGTACGCGGGTGCGGAGATAGACCCCGTCACCGGCGAGAGCGTCGCCGAGACGATTCGACAGAAGTTCGACTACCTGCGCGCCGTCACCGTTCACGACGTTCTGCCCTTCGAGACCCAGCGTCTCTGTGGGTTCGACGTGACGTTCGTCCCGGTTGACCACCCGCCGCTGCTCTGTTATGGTGTCGTCGTCGAAGACCCGAAGACCGGCGCGAAACTCTCGATTTCCGGTGATACGAGCTTTGATATGCCCACACAGTCCCGTGAGTTGCTCGCCGACCCCGACCTCTTACTTGCAGACGGCATCGTCCCCGGCCACCTCTCAGAACACCACCCGGCTGGCGGCGACCACCACGACGACGACGGGAATCCGCGCACCTTCGGGTCGAAACACATGACCCGCGAAGGGGCGATTGCTCTCGGCAACGAGTTGAACGCAGAACTCACCCGCCTCGTCCACATCGCCCACTACTACCCCGTCGAAGAGGCATTCGAAGACCCGCTCGCTATCGACGGCGAGCGCTATCAGCTATAG
- a CDS encoding ATP-binding protein, whose amino-acid sequence MSSPELSVVEFLLTTHLYNQDRDRDENDLPPRYRRVFWGEEGIERPLPSTLKKAAAATGVEHPWEAVSGLMFTDFDDFNQVIKLTEIDLAKQWYLDRAGPERIMEVPTLAATFEDEVEDLDYEHSRAQNRPLRADRVWIDSLLEEYFESEEEEEMLDLVDILAPEEIDMSLDDLVLTADQEGEILKIMKAIEHRDYLAQIGLREIGKLLYVGPPGTGKTTTARALAHELDLPFVEVKLSMITSQYLGETAKNVEKTFEVAKRLSPCVLFMDEFDFVAKTRASDEHAAIKRAVNTLLKSIDNISLIQDDVLLIGATNHPDQLDAAAWRRFDEIVNFPKPDRQMRSDILWLITRNMEIVDFDPDEVAELTEGLTGSDLRLVMREAVLEALTEERMVLTQQDLLDAITDFEERDTLKDLDMMNGDHDALIAGGSDMPGGSDSGHDHDHDHDHDHDHSHD is encoded by the coding sequence ATGAGCAGCCCGGAGCTTTCCGTCGTTGAGTTCTTGTTGACGACACATCTCTACAACCAAGACCGCGACCGCGACGAGAACGACCTGCCACCCCGCTATCGCCGGGTTTTCTGGGGTGAGGAGGGTATCGAGCGCCCGCTTCCGTCGACCCTGAAAAAGGCCGCCGCGGCCACCGGCGTCGAACACCCGTGGGAGGCGGTCTCGGGTCTGATGTTCACTGACTTTGATGACTTCAATCAGGTCATCAAGCTCACCGAAATCGACCTCGCAAAGCAGTGGTATCTCGACCGCGCCGGGCCAGAGCGCATCATGGAAGTCCCCACCCTCGCCGCCACGTTCGAAGACGAGGTCGAGGACCTCGATTACGAACACTCCCGGGCACAGAACCGTCCCCTGCGCGCAGACCGCGTCTGGATTGACAGCCTCTTAGAGGAGTACTTTGAGAGCGAGGAAGAAGAGGAGATGCTCGACCTCGTGGACATCCTCGCGCCCGAGGAAATCGACATGAGTCTCGATGACCTCGTCCTCACCGCAGACCAGGAAGGCGAGATTCTGAAGATTATGAAGGCCATCGAGCACCGCGATTACCTCGCCCAAATCGGCCTCCGCGAAATCGGAAAGCTCCTCTACGTCGGGCCACCGGGAACCGGGAAGACGACGACGGCGCGCGCGCTCGCCCACGAACTCGACCTGCCCTTTGTCGAGGTCAAACTCTCGATGATTACGAGCCAGTACCTCGGTGAGACGGCCAAAAACGTCGAGAAAACGTTCGAGGTGGCAAAGCGCCTCTCGCCGTGTGTCTTGTTCATGGACGAGTTCGACTTCGTCGCGAAAACGCGGGCGTCGGACGAGCACGCCGCCATCAAGCGTGCGGTGAACACCCTGCTCAAGTCCATCGACAACATCAGCCTGATTCAAGACGACGTGCTCCTCATTGGCGCGACGAACCACCCAGACCAACTCGACGCGGCGGCGTGGCGGCGCTTCGACGAGATTGTGAACTTCCCGAAACCAGACCGGCAGATGCGTTCTGACATCCTCTGGCTCATCACTCGCAACATGGAGATTGTGGACTTCGACCCGGACGAGGTCGCAGAACTCACCGAGGGTCTCACCGGGAGCGACCTCCGGCTCGTGATGCGCGAAGCCGTGCTCGAAGCGCTGACCGAAGAGCGAATGGTGCTTACCCAACAAGACCTCTTAGACGCCATCACCGACTTCGAGGAGCGCGACACGCTGAAAGACTTAGACATGATGAACGGCGACCACGACGCGCTCATCGCGGGCGGCAGCGACATGCCCGGCGGGTCCGATTCAGGCCACGACCACGACCACGATCACGACCACGATCACGACCACAGTCACGACTGA
- a CDS encoding thiolase family protein, with amino-acid sequence MADTTPVIVQALRTPQGKDGGVFADVRAEDLSIPLINEILARTNLGGDEIDDLMWGCAQQRGEQGNNMARVIALLSELGESVPATTINRWCASSMQAVISASDAIRAGQRDAIIAGGVENMSRVPMGGNTHNTHPRMNDLYNVAELDMGMTAEKVAEEYDITREMQDEFAARSQQRAVEATESGRFEDEIVPIDNGEEKITKDEGLRPGTTAEKLAGLPTVFKADGTVTPGNASQISDGASALLITSKAFADEHDLDILAEVGNNNVAGVDPTVMGIGPVPATRGLLERSGRDIDEYDLVEINEAFASQCVYSANELGIDQDILNVNGGAIAIGHPLGASGARLPVTLIHEMIKQDVDLGLATLCVGFGQGAAIEFSR; translated from the coding sequence ATGGCAGACACCACTCCCGTCATCGTACAGGCGCTGAGAACCCCGCAAGGGAAAGACGGTGGCGTGTTCGCAGACGTCCGCGCAGAAGACCTCTCGATTCCACTCATAAACGAGATTCTCGCGCGAACGAATCTCGGTGGCGACGAGATTGACGACCTCATGTGGGGCTGTGCCCAACAGCGCGGCGAGCAGGGCAACAACATGGCGCGCGTCATCGCCCTGCTCTCGGAGCTCGGCGAATCCGTCCCGGCGACGACCATCAACCGCTGGTGTGCGTCCTCGATGCAGGCGGTCATCTCCGCCTCCGACGCCATCCGCGCCGGCCAACGCGATGCCATCATCGCAGGCGGCGTCGAGAACATGTCCCGCGTCCCGATGGGCGGCAACACGCACAACACCCATCCGCGGATGAACGACCTGTACAACGTCGCAGAACTCGACATGGGTATGACCGCAGAGAAGGTCGCAGAGGAGTACGACATCACCCGCGAGATGCAAGACGAGTTCGCCGCCCGCAGCCAGCAACGGGCCGTCGAAGCCACCGAATCCGGCCGCTTCGAAGACGAAATCGTCCCCATCGACAACGGCGAGGAGAAGATCACGAAAGACGAAGGCCTCCGCCCGGGGACGACCGCCGAAAAGCTCGCCGGACTCCCCACCGTGTTCAAGGCAGACGGTACGGTCACGCCGGGGAACGCCTCCCAGATTTCAGACGGTGCGTCCGCCTTGCTCATCACTTCGAAGGCGTTCGCAGACGAACACGACTTAGACATCCTCGCGGAGGTCGGCAACAACAACGTCGCGGGCGTTGACCCGACCGTGATGGGCATCGGTCCCGTCCCCGCAACGCGCGGCCTGCTCGAACGCTCCGGACGCGACATCGACGAGTACGACCTCGTCGAAATCAACGAAGCGTTCGCAAGCCAGTGTGTCTACTCCGCAAACGAACTCGGCATCGACCAGGACATCCTCAACGTGAACGGCGGCGCAATCGCCATCGGGCACCCGCTTGGGGCGAGTGGCGCACGGCTCCCGGTCACCCTCATCCACGAGATGATAAAACAGGACGTAGACCTCGGCCTCGCCACCCTCTGTGTCGGCTTCGGTCAGGGTGCGGCCATCGAGTTCAGCCGGTAG
- a CDS encoding RNA-guided endonuclease InsQ/TnpB family protein — protein MITYKYRLHPTDEMADSLLSQLDTCRQLYNHTRYSYTVAPDDDKPSDVDQKNQLPALKKQWTDLKTVHSKVLQETVERFYRNLSNLSKTKQSGNRVGWLKWQRPREYRSMTFVQSGFELNHTSGHDEPSTLWLSKIGHVPITYHRPIPSGEIKRITVKHTPADEWYACVMIDEAAEPPEKPAVDEIPAEEMVGIDVGILSYTHDTTGLSVSSLDVSETQERLEREQRSLSRKQHGSNNYEKQRVKVAKMHSRLKRQRHDFLHKLSRYYVENYSFIAVEDLNVAGLMTQDRNSRNTAHASWRTFLDMLAYKAKRAGVHVVQVDPKDTTKACSACGVKTKKPLWVREHSCPSCGFTADRDWNASVNILNKALSQVGVGYSESTPVETALPVDTTSVSAKGVVEAGSPVLNARSA, from the coding sequence GTGATAACCTACAAGTATCGGCTCCATCCCACCGATGAGATGGCCGACTCGTTGCTCTCGCAACTTGATACTTGTAGGCAACTCTACAACCATACCCGATACTCCTACACGGTCGCACCAGATGACGACAAACCCTCTGATGTTGACCAGAAAAACCAACTTCCCGCCTTGAAGAAACAGTGGACTGACCTCAAAACCGTCCACTCGAAAGTTTTGCAAGAGACAGTTGAACGGTTCTACCGCAACCTCTCAAACCTCAGCAAGACAAAGCAAAGCGGAAACCGTGTTGGGTGGTTAAAGTGGCAACGACCACGAGAGTATCGCTCGATGACCTTCGTCCAATCAGGCTTCGAACTCAATCACACGAGTGGCCACGACGAACCATCGACGCTGTGGTTGTCGAAGATTGGGCATGTCCCAATCACGTATCACCGACCAATTCCAAGCGGAGAAATCAAACGAATCACCGTCAAGCACACGCCCGCCGACGAGTGGTATGCGTGCGTGATGATAGACGAAGCCGCTGAACCACCAGAGAAACCTGCTGTCGATGAGATTCCAGCAGAGGAAATGGTAGGTATCGACGTAGGCATCCTCTCGTACACACACGACACAACTGGTCTTTCAGTCAGCAGTCTCGATGTGTCGGAGACGCAAGAGCGATTGGAGCGAGAACAACGCTCGTTGTCTCGGAAACAACACGGCTCGAACAATTACGAGAAACAACGAGTGAAAGTGGCGAAGATGCATTCTCGGTTGAAGCGCCAACGCCACGACTTCTTGCACAAACTGTCTCGATACTACGTGGAGAACTATTCGTTCATTGCCGTCGAAGACTTGAACGTTGCCGGGTTGATGACCCAAGACCGCAACAGTCGTAACACGGCCCATGCGTCGTGGAGGACGTTCCTCGATATGCTTGCGTACAAAGCTAAGCGAGCGGGTGTTCACGTCGTGCAAGTAGACCCGAAAGATACGACCAAAGCCTGTTCTGCTTGTGGCGTGAAAACCAAGAAGCCGCTCTGGGTTCGAGAACACTCATGCCCGTCCTGTGGGTTCACGGCTGACCGTGATTGGAATGCATCGGTGAATATTCTGAACAAGGCTCTTTCTCAAGTAGGAGTGGGATACTCCGAATCAACGCCTGTGGAGACTGCCCTCCCTGTGGATACCACTTCGGTGTCTGCAAAGGGTGTCGTAGAAGCAGGAAGCCCCGTCCTCAACGCACGTAGTGCGTAG
- a CDS encoding molybdenum cofactor guanylyltransferase: MKPDTGRAGIILAGGRSKRFDQRDKATATLDGTPLVCYVVEALAPVVDEVIINCRRPQRDAIAAAIGDQPVQFAEDRIPDRGPVAGLQTGLHATTAKYAAVVACDMPFVAAGFLNFLFARANHRTGAVARVRGRITPLPAVVHVRAAQAACTQALTERDGRLDDLIVLLDPEVVSEQTATAHAGPDAFWNIDTRADLLGASERV, translated from the coding sequence ATGAAACCGGACACGGGGCGTGCCGGAATCATCCTTGCAGGAGGTCGATCGAAACGGTTCGACCAGCGAGACAAAGCGACGGCAACCCTCGACGGCACGCCGCTCGTCTGCTACGTCGTAGAGGCGCTTGCCCCCGTAGTTGACGAGGTTATCATCAACTGCAGACGACCACAACGCGATGCGATCGCGGCGGCGATAGGCGACCAGCCCGTCCAGTTTGCAGAAGACCGGATTCCAGACCGCGGCCCCGTCGCGGGACTGCAGACCGGGCTGCACGCGACGACGGCGAAGTACGCGGCGGTCGTTGCCTGTGATATGCCCTTTGTCGCCGCCGGATTCTTGAACTTCCTGTTCGCGCGGGCGAACCACCGGACGGGGGCGGTGGCCAGAGTACGCGGACGCATCACCCCCCTCCCTGCGGTCGTCCACGTCCGGGCGGCACAAGCCGCCTGCACACAGGCGCTCACCGAACGCGACGGGCGACTGGACGACCTCATCGTCCTGCTCGACCCGGAGGTGGTCTCAGAGCAAACCGCCACCGCTCACGCCGGACCGGATGCCTTCTGGAACATCGACACACGGGCGGACTTACTGGGGGCGAGCGAGCGGGTCTGA
- a CDS encoding BtrH N-terminal domain-containing protein: protein MHLSGYAHEPGRHCGSTSLRNLSSYYDWGLSEAESFGLASGLGFTYLHISDSPYRIFLGRPLWMESAFFANCDIPHIEREGQEKADAWDAVETAIDADKPVMAFVDLFYLEYYGTDTHFAPHIVLLVGYDEESVTISDSEFSEVQTVSREDFEQAWTSQAMVPLSRRYIVVTDPEPRASLEDAGRHAIQTTVAYMQNPDTSPWPLGDVSATHGLAGIHEFAAELPEFTALGELAEVTWTARFAYQMVERRGTGGGSFRRLYAGFLDSVADVLPEISTSHGERMHEIADDWTAVGAKFKTASRAENEAELREQFGEISDDVADLAAKEDALIAALSDALSE, encoded by the coding sequence ATGCACCTTTCGGGCTACGCCCACGAACCCGGACGCCACTGTGGGTCGACCTCGCTTCGCAATCTCTCGTCCTACTACGACTGGGGCCTTTCTGAAGCCGAAAGCTTCGGTCTCGCTTCGGGACTCGGCTTTACCTACCTCCACATCTCTGACTCACCCTACCGCATCTTTCTCGGCCGCCCCCTCTGGATGGAGTCGGCGTTTTTCGCCAATTGCGACATCCCGCACATCGAACGCGAGGGACAAGAAAAAGCCGACGCGTGGGACGCCGTCGAAACCGCCATCGACGCCGACAAGCCGGTCATGGCGTTTGTCGATTTGTTCTATCTCGAGTATTACGGCACGGACACCCACTTTGCGCCCCACATCGTCCTCCTCGTGGGATACGACGAGGAGTCGGTGACGATTTCCGATAGTGAGTTCAGCGAGGTGCAAACCGTCTCCCGCGAGGATTTCGAGCAGGCGTGGACCTCGCAGGCGATGGTGCCCCTCTCCCGGCGGTACATCGTCGTCACCGACCCCGAACCACGCGCCTCACTGGAAGACGCAGGGCGGCACGCAATCCAGACCACGGTTGCGTACATGCAAAACCCAGACACCTCGCCGTGGCCCCTCGGTGACGTTTCCGCGACCCACGGACTCGCCGGGATTCACGAGTTCGCCGCAGAACTCCCCGAATTCACAGCCCTCGGGGAGTTGGCCGAAGTCACGTGGACGGCGCGCTTTGCCTACCAGATGGTTGAGCGCCGGGGAACCGGTGGCGGGTCGTTCAGACGGCTCTACGCCGGATTTCTCGACTCGGTGGCCGACGTACTCCCTGAAATCTCCACCAGTCACGGCGAGCGAATGCACGAGATTGCCGACGACTGGACGGCGGTTGGCGCTAAGTTCAAAACCGCGAGCAGGGCAGAGAACGAGGCTGAGTTGCGCGAGCAGTTTGGTGAGATTAGCGACGACGTTGCCGACCTCGCCGCGAAAGAAGACGCGCTCATCGCAGCCCTCTCCGACGCACTCTCGGAGTGA
- a CDS encoding cation:proton antiporter domain-containing protein has product MAEGGSLIPLVAAIIGIGVGAQVLADRFRVPSIIFLIASGILLGPEGLGFVTRESFGSGLSTIVGLSVAIIVFEGAFHLRINNLREAPAATIRLVTVGAAIALAGTAAIVHVALGVSWTVAALVGALLVATGPTVIAPILVVVPVRDRVATALETEGIVNDVTAAIIAVVVFEILLVGDATPFEFVQLFIERLGVGMIVGAVVAAVLWYLLRYVDLSPANAPQNARLLTLAGALVAFAAADAVRTEAGIAAVATAGILLGNTDVPYEEQISEFKGDITLLVLSFVFIALAALLDFETLLGLGVRGLVVVFAVALIIRPILVFVSTRGDRFTQGEKLFMSFVGPRGIIPASVATLFAVELQAQGLDEAATVLVGTVFLVILMTVVFEGGFARYIAEYLDVIPMRVIIVGGGKVGRALAERLVDRGENVVIIEQDSSVLQIARDAGYTVHNGDGTDTDVLRSAGADNAKTIVAATGDDDVNLLVSQLASSKFGIDRIMARANNPDNVDAFEELGVRTISSALATAYALDNLIERPALSNWMTEIGRSGDVQETEVTAEDLVGKTIGEIDVELPDGVLIALVSRDGKNQMPDEDFTLQNGDHVTLLGRKESVRQALKTFHPHD; this is encoded by the coding sequence GTGGCAGAAGGCGGCTCGTTGATTCCGCTCGTCGCCGCAATCATCGGCATCGGCGTCGGCGCGCAGGTGCTCGCAGATCGATTCCGGGTGCCGAGTATCATCTTCCTCATCGCCTCGGGAATCCTCCTCGGGCCGGAGGGACTCGGCTTCGTCACCCGCGAATCGTTCGGCAGTGGCCTCTCGACGATTGTCGGCCTCTCCGTGGCCATCATCGTCTTCGAGGGGGCGTTTCACCTACGGATTAACAACCTCCGGGAGGCTCCGGCCGCGACCATTCGCCTCGTCACCGTCGGGGCGGCCATCGCCCTCGCCGGAACCGCGGCCATCGTCCACGTCGCCCTCGGCGTGTCGTGGACGGTCGCCGCACTCGTCGGCGCGCTGTTGGTCGCAACCGGGCCGACGGTCATCGCCCCAATTCTCGTCGTCGTCCCCGTCCGCGACCGCGTGGCGACGGCGCTCGAAACCGAAGGCATTGTAAACGACGTGACGGCGGCCATCATCGCGGTCGTCGTCTTCGAGATTCTCCTCGTCGGCGATGCAACGCCGTTCGAATTCGTGCAACTGTTCATCGAACGCCTCGGTGTCGGGATGATCGTCGGTGCGGTGGTCGCCGCGGTGCTCTGGTACCTGCTCCGGTACGTCGACCTCTCTCCCGCGAACGCCCCACAAAACGCCCGGCTGCTCACGCTCGCGGGGGCACTCGTGGCCTTCGCCGCCGCGGACGCCGTCCGCACAGAGGCGGGCATCGCGGCGGTCGCGACCGCGGGCATCCTCCTCGGCAACACGGACGTGCCCTACGAGGAGCAAATCTCCGAGTTCAAAGGCGACATCACGCTGCTCGTGTTGTCGTTCGTGTTCATCGCCCTCGCGGCGCTGCTCGACTTCGAGACGCTGCTCGGACTCGGGGTGCGCGGCCTCGTCGTCGTGTTCGCCGTCGCGCTCATCATCCGCCCGATACTCGTGTTCGTCTCGACGCGAGGTGACCGCTTTACGCAGGGCGAAAAGTTGTTCATGAGCTTCGTCGGCCCGCGCGGGATTATCCCCGCCTCCGTGGCGACGCTGTTCGCCGTTGAACTGCAGGCACAGGGCTTAGACGAGGCGGCGACCGTGCTTGTCGGCACGGTGTTTCTGGTCATCCTCATGACCGTTGTGTTCGAGGGTGGCTTCGCTCGGTACATCGCAGAATATCTGGACGTGATTCCAATGCGCGTAATTATCGTCGGCGGCGGAAAGGTGGGCCGCGCGCTCGCCGAACGCCTTGTCGACCGTGGCGAGAATGTAGTGATTATCGAACAAGACAGCTCGGTGCTCCAAATAGCCCGCGACGCGGGCTATACCGTCCACAACGGCGACGGCACCGACACGGACGTGTTGCGCTCTGCGGGGGCGGACAACGCCAAAACCATCGTCGCCGCCACCGGCGACGACGACGTGAACCTGCTCGTCTCGCAACTGGCGAGTTCGAAGTTCGGCATCGACCGCATCATGGCGCGGGCAAACAACCCCGACAACGTCGATGCGTTCGAGGAACTCGGCGTGCGCACCATCTCTTCGGCGCTCGCAACCGCCTACGCCCTCGACAACCTCATCGAGCGGCCCGCGCTCTCGAACTGGATGACCGAAATCGGGCGCTCTGGCGACGTCCAAGAGACCGAAGTCACGGCAGAGGACCTCGTGGGCAAGACCATCGGCGAAATCGACGTCGAACTCCCCGACGGCGTCCTCATCGCACTCGTGAGCCGTGACGGGAAAAACCAGATGCCAGATGAGGACTTCACCCTCCAAAACGGCGACCACGTCACGCTGCTCGGGCGCAAAGAGTCCGTTCGCCAGGCGCTCAAGACGTTCCACCCGCACGACTGA